A genomic stretch from Poecilia reticulata strain Guanapo linkage group LG20, Guppy_female_1.0+MT, whole genome shotgun sequence includes:
- the LOC103456785 gene encoding phthiocerol synthesis polyketide synthase type I PpsD-like isoform X2, translated as MEEAEDGVAVVGIGCNFPGGEGLDNFWKVLVEGRNFSVSIPRERFDVGSWFDPDDTKPGKTRTARAALIDGFNEFDHKFFGISDSEVEQMDPQQKQLLHCVYRALENAGVPMERASGTRTGVFIGIMNRDYETNAAHVHPTVINHWTGTGLAMSIAANRVSYIFNFTGPSLAIDCACSSSLVALHLACQAIKQGDCEMAVCGGVNCIIEPRVFVALSKAKMISPEGTSKPFSNRADGYGRGEGCGVVLLKPLKKALQDHDHIWGIISKTAVNQDGHAVSPITKPSMTQQEELLRRTYSDTDIANVQYIEAHGTGTPVGDPTEAGSISNVIAKARPSGSGTLWIGSVKSNIGHTESAAGVAGLIKVLLMMKHETIVPSVFYSDETSSVDTKSLNIKIPTNIEKWESTTARVAGVNNFGFGGTNAHAIVKQHMQTSLKKHSREKQVKYFVLSANSQKSLTLTIEDTIKQLVDGVTIDLGSALYTSACRRSHQKHKYRKAIAVSSVGDLKEKLIASAGKNVSLALSDPRLVFIFCGNGVTYHGMCKQLLKNQPVFREKIKEITHIFQRMSSLNILDTLESEFERSDIKNPDVVQPLLFAIQVGVNTLLRHWGVKPDAVLGHSVGEVAAAHCSGLLSLKDAVKVIFFRSSLQGKVSGGKMLVVSNMAVSDVASILPKYSGRLGIAAFNSPQSCTLSGEADAIESLLKELSNSSNNQNLFLHVLDVPVAYHSYMMDPILQEIRDTIGTLHKNELDTELFSTVTGREAEIRDFCTGEYWARNIREPVAFEQALRSAAKGKKGVVFVEIGPRRALQRNIMETLQKNVAVVASVEPEKDHESVISVVSKLFELGIQVDWTIFYKGYETTPLFFPKYQFDCSNRDVIIRAAQNNKASFHPVLCQTGSESNIFSCSLTSDSTFYLKEHRHNNIPIIPGAFYAELGLASVMATTKPKVSLSSLHLSVKFHSPFILTQNSAEMKVQVEQKGKETGFKVFSSSMVYASGTVVLKGERQTEEQAISVSSISKRCTSVVSFQEFYGYLSQGGFQYGDVFQNKENVHYGEALKEAFAAVSVPEELRPHLHDYCIHPVVLDYLMQLLPVTVEHIFAGRPGFPAKIGSLAVFEPLQNEMIIYLRATDVGVDHFEVCGCFADKEGRVLVEVKHVIIQYLGSRCHVVEEYFYHNDFSIVPESSTSSKPPRALVFSDHLGISKSLQPHLDQESRFVSFTHAKDILSNGFPSLLSNLSIPDIKKNFDEVLFLWGKEDLTSQSPDVILHNLASCCEIFRQIVQELKWIQFPKAIRAVTYRSSDVTVDHISPGFALAGMVRSFAAEIPDLSFQLIDIGSIFTEDIKALSVVLRSHPCEKYPELVIKDGLILKPSVVRTPLEDTDHTESSYTSTTSKPCIFQTADAHMVTQLSAIPCDEETDPINGTSVEIRLSKICVHSSDYFPVSASHLNFGQTLYWNKHSSQKHELIALDFSGTVTAVGKDVRKLKVGDHIASCYLVVAASKIHVPEDVCYSIKRFTHFQETPCVSYFVLAWEMLHRILPKPKQNLGIICPNPDSAIVKVFALTSHKSGWNVILSTQCNGSFADVNQLDAFVILPPFNESLIVKTCDFPGARHVVVLCESQMQTLLVQDLCQNIKESVHVQTVQMQTVLQKGYLRAYTPHIYHWLKSLNFSRKFVIENFTFQNVKSKSNDVKPQISSYFSSKKLAVIALEKDDKTTLTEIQLLPVKKQLFRKRAVYLVTGGLSGLGFETVKFISQRGGEYIVILSRSKPTAEIQQEILNIQQQCGNSITSMVCDISVSEGVHKVILEIQQKFKGFPIKGVFHSAVVLHDGLIETLNRTLYEKVFKPKVSGVLNLHHATKHCHLDYFVCFSSISAFLGNASQTNYAAANSFLDLFCHFRRKLGLPGQSINWGALNLGLLLNKEHFHRFLEAKGMMVLGVAEVHKSLEQCLILNRPQQAVCRFHFRNIRYNILSQNKALTLRLSALVNEAFQKSKEEEFKTEQSDSVSPKEYVFSLLSETIGIDQSELSDDSPLSSLGMDSMQAMTLQNMMFQERGVNVPLVKLLDPNATISKVVTMLSEAIVNEKSPTDEDKNDVDVLTRL; from the exons ATGGAAGAAGCAGAGGATGGAGTCGCTGTGGTGGGAATCGGCTGCAACTTTCCAGGAG GAGAGGGACTTGATAATTTCTGGAAGGTTCTGGTGGAAGGGAGGAACTTTTCTGTTTCAATCCCCAGAGAGAGGTTCGACGTTGGGAGCTGGTTTGACCCAGATGACACCAAACCGGGGAAAACCCGCACAGCCAGGGCCGCTCTGATCGACGG GTTCAACGAATTTGACCACAAGTTTTTCGGCATCAGTGACAGTGAAGTGGAGCAAATGGATCCTCAGCAGAAACAGCTGCTCCATTGTGTCTACAGAGCTCTGGAAAACGCCGGCGTTCCCATGGAGAGAGCCAGCGGGACCAGGACAGGAGTGTTTATTG GAATAATGAACAGAGACTACGAGACTAATGCTGCACATGTGCACCCAACTGTGATCAACCACTGGACCGGAACAGGACTCGCCATGAGCATCGCAGCCAACAGAGTCTCCTACATCTTTAACTTCACCGGACCGTCACTCGCCATAGACTGCGCCTGCTCTTCCTCACTTGTGGCTCTTCATCTCGCCTGCCAGGCCATTAAACAAG GCGATTGTGAAATGGCTGTTTGTGGAGGCGTTAACTGCATCATTGAGCCAAGAGTGTTTGTGGCGCTCAGCAAGGCCAAGATGATTTCACCTGAAGGGACGAGCAAGCCATTCTCCAACAGAGCAGACGGCTACGGGAGAGGAGAGGGCTGTGGGGTGGTTCTCCTGAAGCCACTGAAAAAG GCTCTTCAAGACCATGACCACATCTGGGGAATCATCAGTAAAACTGCAGTCAACCAAGATGGACACGCTGTCAGTCCGATTACTAAGCCCTCCATGACTCAACAAGAGGAACTGCTGCGCAGAACCTACTCAGACACTGACATTGCCAATGTCCAGTACATCGAGGCCCATGGGACTGGAACCCCAGTGGGAGACCCAACAGAGGCAGGAAGCATCTCCAACGTCATCGCCAAAGCCAGACCTTCCGGGTCGGGGACTCTGTGGATCGGCTCGGTGAAGAGCAACATCGGACACACGGAGTCAGCAGCAGGAGTGGCCGGACTAATTAAAGTTCTGCTGATGATGAAGCATGAAACTATCGTCCCATCTGTTTTCTACTCTGATGAAACTTCCAGTGTCGATACCAAATCCCTGAATATTAAAATTCCCACGAACATTGAGAAATGGGAATCTACCACAGCGAGGGTTGCAGGGGTGAACAACTTTGGTTTTGGGGGAACGAATGCACATGCCATCGTCAAACAGCACATGCAGacaagcttaaaaaaacatagCAGGGAGAAGCAGGTGAAATACTTTGTCCTGTCAGCAAATTCACAGAAATCTCTGACTCTAACGATAGAAGACACCATAAAACAGTTGGTGGATGGTGTCACCATAGATCTTGGTTCTGCTTTGTACACATCAGCCTGCAGGAGAAGTCACCAAAAGCATAAATACAGAAAGGCCATTGCGGTTTCATCTGTAGGTGATCTAAAGGAGAAGCTCATAGCCAGTGCTGGCAAAAACGTCAGCTTGGCTCTCTCAGATCCAAGATTAGTGTTTATCTTCTGCGGAAATGGTGTCACTTACCACGGCATGTGTAAGCAGCTATTGAAAAACCAGCCTGTATTCAGagaaaaaatcaaagaaatcacTCACATTTTCCAAAGGATGAGCTCCCTAAACATCCTGGACACACTTGAGAGTGAGTTTGAAAGGAGTGATATCAAAAACCCAGATGTTGTCCAGCCTCTCCTCTTTGCCATTCAGGTTGGGGTTAACACCCTTCTCAGGCACTGGGGTGTCAAACCTGATGCTGTGCTCGGTCATTCGGTTGGTGAAGTTGCTGCCGCTCACTGCTCCGGCCTCTTGTCTCTCAAAGACGCTGTGAAAGTCATATTCTTCCGCAGCTCCCTTCAAGGGAAAGTTTCTGGTGGTAAAATGCTTGTGGTCAGCAACATGGCTGTATCAGATGTGGCTTCAATCCTCCCTAAATATTCTGGAAGACTTGGCATTGCAGCCTTTAATAGCCCACAGTCCTGCACTCTCTCAGGAGAAGCAGATGCAATCGAGAGCCTCCTAAAAGAGCTAAGCAACTCATCAAACAATCAGAATCTCTTCCTCCATGTGCTCGATGTCCCTGTTGCTTACCATAGTTACATGATGGACCCAATTCTCCAGGAAATCAGGGACACAATTGGCACCTTGCATAAGAATGAGCTTGACACGGAGTTGTTCTCGACAGTTACAGGAAGGGAAGCTGAGATCAGAGATTTCTGCACGGGTGAATACTGGGCGAGGAACATCCGTGAGCCCGTTGCTTTTGAGCAAGCTTTGAGGTCAGCAGCTAAAGGGAAGAAAGGTGTAGTATTTGTAGAGATAGGGCCAAGAAGAGCACTGCAAAGAAACATTATGGAAACTCTTCAAAAAAACGTAGCAGTTGTTGCCTCAGTGGAACCCGAGAAAGATCATGAATCAGTCATCTCAGTTGTTTCCAAGTTGTTCGAACTGGGCATTCAGGTAGATTGGACCATCTTCTACAAAGGCTATGAGACAACGCCACTGTTTTTCCCAAAGTACCAGTTTGACTGTTCCAATAGAGATGTGATCATCAGAGCTGCCCAGAACAATAAAGCAAGTTTTCATCCTGTTCTCTGTCAGACTGGAAGTGAAAGCAATATTTTCAGCTGTTCCTTAACATCTGACTCAACCTTCTACTTGAAGGAGCACAGGCATAATAACATACCTATCATTCCCGGCGCCTTCTACGCAGAGTTGGGTCTGGCGTCGGTCATGGCCACCACTAAACCAAAAGTGTCCCTGAGCTCGCTGCATCTCAGTGTCAAGTTTCACAGCCCATTTATTTTGACACAGAACTCTGCTGAAATGAAGGTCCAAGTAgagcagaaaggaaaagaaactggcttcaaagtattttcttcTTCGATGGTCTATGCTTCAGGCACGGTGGTTCTAAAGGGAGAGAGGCAGACTGAGGAACAAGCCATTTCAGTAAGCTCGATCTCTAAAAGATGCACCTCTGTTGTGAGTTTTCAGGAGTTTTATGGATATCTTTCTCAAGGTGGCTTCCAGTATGGTGATGTCTTccagaataaagaaaatgtgcacTATGGTGAGGCTCTAAAGGAGGCCTTTGCAGCTGTTTCAGTTCCAGAAGAGCTCCGACCACATTTGCATGACTACTGCATTCATCCTGTTGTGTTGGATTACTTAATGCAACTTCTCCCCGTCACCGTTGAGCATATATTTGCAGGCAGACCGGGGTTTCCTGCCAAAATAGGGAGTCTTGCTGTGTTTGAACCCTTGCAGAACGAGATGATTATCTACCTGAGAGCAACTGATGTGGGTGTAGATCACTTTGAGGTTTGTGGCTGCTTTGCAGATAAGGAAGGCAGAGTGTTGGTTGAGGTGAAGCATGTGATAATCCAGTACCTCGGCAGTCGATGTCATGTGGTCGAAGAGTACTTCTACCATAATGACTTCAGTATTGTCCCTGAAAGCTCCACTTCTTCAAAGCCTCCAAGGGCTTTGGTGTTCTCTGATCATTTAGGCATCTCAAAATCTCTACAACCGCATTTAGACCAAGAATCTAGATTTGTTTCCTTCACACATGCAAAGGATATTTTAAGCAATGGATTCCCATCTCTTCTTTCAAACCTCAGCATTCCGGATATTaagaaaaactttgatgaagtgttgtttttgtggggCAAAGAAGATCTTACATCACAATCACCAGATGTCATTTTGCATAATCTTGCAAGTTGCTGTGAGATTTTCCGGCAAATTGTCCAGGAGCTGAAGTGGATTCAGTTCCCCAAAGCCATCAGAGCAGTGACCTATCGCTCATCTGACGTCACCGTGGATCACATAAGTCCAGGTTTTGCTCTGGCTGGAATGGTCAGGTCTTTTGCAGCAGAGATCCCTGATCTTTCGTTTCAACTGATTGACATAGGCTCCATTTTTACTGAGGACATTAAAGCTCTCTCTGTGGTCCTGAGATCACATCCTTGTGAAAAGTACCCAGAATTGGTCATAAAAGACGGGCTGATCTTAAAACCGTCAGTCGTCCGAACCCCACTGGAAGACACTGACCATACAGAAAGTAGTTACACCTCCACAACTTCTAAACCTTGCATCTTTCAGACGGCTGACGCGCATATGGTGACTCAACTGAGTGCCATTCCTTGCGACGAGGAAACGGATCCAATCAATGGCACATCAGTTGAAATTCGACTAAGTAAAATATGCGTTCATTCATCTGATTACTTTCCAGTCAGTGCCTCACATCTAAACTTTGGTCAGACGCTCTACTGGAACAAACACTCATCTCAGAAGCATGAGCTAATCGCGCTTGACTTTAGCGGTACTGTCACTGCAGTCGGAAAAGATGTCAGAAAACTCAAAGTTGGGGATCACATTGCCTCTTGTTATCTAGTTGTAGCGGCTAGTAAGATTCATGTGCCAGAGGACGTGTGCTACAGTATCAAGAGGTTCACACATTTTCAAGAAACGCCTTGTGTttcctactttgtgttggcttGGGAGATGCTTCATCGAATCTTGCCTAAACCCAAACAGAATCTGGGGATCATTTGCCCCAACCCTGATTCAGCTATTGTGAAAGTCTTTGCACTTACTTCTCATAAATCTGGTTGGAATGTGATTTTAAGCACACAGTGTAATGGATCTTTTGCAGATGTCAATCAGTTGGATGCATTTGTCATCCTGCCACCATTCAATGAGTCTCTCATTGTGAAAACTTGCGATTTCCCAGGTGCTCGGCATGTTGTAGTACTCTGTGAATCTCAAATGCAAACCCTCCTTGTTCAAGACCTGTGCCAAAACATAAAGGAGAGTGTTCATGTGCAAACAGTTCAGATGCAAACTGTTTTGCAAAAGGGTTATCTGAGAGCATACACACCTCACATTTATCACTGGCTGAAGTCGCTGAACTTCAGCAGGAAGTTTGTTATCGAAAACTTCACTTTTCAGAATGTGAAATCTAAAAGTAATGATGTAAAACCACAGATATCATCATACTTCAGTTCAAAGAAACTGGCTGTGATTGCTTTGGAAAAAGATGACAAGACCACACTGACTGAGATTCAGCTGCTACCAGTGAAGAAGCAGTTGTTCAGAAAGAGAGCGGTGTACCTTGTGACAGGCGGTCTCTCTGGCCTGGGCTTTGAAACGGTCAAGTTTATCTCACAAAGAGGAGGGGAGTACATCGTGATTCTCTCCAGGAGCAAACCcacagcagaaatacagcaagaAATACTCAATATTCAGCAGCAATGTGGAAACAGCATCACCAGCATGGTGTGTGACATTTCTGTCTCTGAGGGTGTGCACAAGGTCATCCTTGAAATCCAGCAGAAGTTTAAGGGTTTCCCAATCAAAGGGGTGTTTCACAGTGCGGTTGTCCTCCATGACGGTCTGATCGAGACCCTTAACAGAACCCTTTATGAGAAGGTTTTTAAACCCAAAGTCAGTGGGGTGTTAAATTTACACCATGCTACAAAGCACTGCCATCTGGACTACTTTGTGTGTTTCTCCTCCATCTCAGCATTCCTTGGAAATGCATCCCAAACAAACTATGCAGCAGCCAACTCTTTTCTTGACTTGTTCTGCCACTTCAGGCGCAAACTCGGGCTGCCTGGGCAGTCCATCAACTGGGGGGCTCTGAACCTTGGTCTGCTCCTGAACAAGGAACACTTCCATCGCTTTCTGGAGGCAAAGGGGATGATGGTGTTGGGTGTTGCAGAAGTCCATAAAAGCCTGGAGCAATGCCTCATCCTGAATCGGCCCCAGCAGGCTGTCTGCAGGTTTCACTTTAGGAACATCAGATACAACATCCTCTCTCAAAATAAAGCCTTGACCTTACGTCTTTCTGCATTAGTCAATGAGGCTTTCCAAAAATCCAAAGAGGAAGAGTTTAAAACCGAGCAAAGTGACTCTGTCTCACCAAAAGAAtatgttttctctctgctcagCGAGACAATAGGCATTGATCAGAGTGAGCTGAGCGATGACTCCCCTCTGTCATCCTTAGGCATGGACTCCATGCAGGCAATGACTCTGCAGAACATGATGTTTCAGGAGAGAGGAGTGAATGTGCCTCTGGTGAAGTTGTTGGATCCCAACGCCACAATATCAAAGGTGGTAACCATGCTGAGTGAAGCAATCGTCAACGAAAAGTCTCCCACAGACGAAGACAAGAACGACGTTGATGTTTTAACAagattataa